The genomic stretch GCCGCGGGTCCGGCCACGAGGAGGAGGGCGTGCGCCTCGTCGCGGGTCAGCCCGGACAGGTCGGTGCGGGCCCCGCCGACGAGCGACCAGCCACCGCCGCGCCCCGGCTGTGGGTAGACGGGTACCCCCGCGGTGGACAGGGCCTCCAGGTCGCGGCGGGCCGTCGCGAGGGAGACCTCGAGCTCGGTGGCCACCTCGGCGGCCGTCACCCGCCCCCGGCTCTGCAGCAGCAGGAGGACGGCCACGAGGCGGTCGGCGCGCACAGGACGAGAGTGCCAGCAGAAGTGCTCAGGAGGTGAGCACTTCTGCCGGGAGCGTGGACCGCGACGGACACCGGACGAGCGAGGAGCGCGTGATGTTGCGAGGGATGTCGACCGTGGCGCTGCTGGCCGAGGACTTCGAGGGCGCCAAGCGCTGGTACGCCGATCTGCTGGGGTTCGCCCCGTACTTCGACCAGCCCTGGTACGCCGAGTTCCGCGTCGGGGACCACCAGCAGGAGCTGGGCATCCTCAACGCGCAGTTCGCCGCCGACCTCGGCGGCGTGCCGGCCGTCGACCGCCCCGGCGGGGTGGTCCTGTACTGGCACGTCGACGACCTCGACGCCGCGCTG from Kineococcus endophyticus encodes the following:
- a CDS encoding VOC family protein — translated: MSTVALLAEDFEGAKRWYADLLGFAPYFDQPWYAEFRVGDHQQELGILNAQFAADLGGVPAVDRPGGVVLYWHVDDLDAALARTLELGAVLFQPVREFGEGFTGACVVDPFGNLLGLMHNVHYLDVLERNVSAG